From the genome of Haloarcula taiwanensis:
TCGTTTTGCGCGTAGGCGTACAGTTCGTGGTACACCTTCATCCGGTCCCAGTGCGAGAAGTCCTCGAACTCCGGACCGAACAGACATCGATCGATGCGGACATCAAGCTCCGTCCGGGGGTCGGTTTCGTCGTCAACCTCGACGCTGCCCTCGTACTGGTCGATAATATACTCCAAAAACGACGAAATCAGGTCGTACTTGCCGTCGAAATGGTAGTGGATCACCTGTCGGGACATCTCCATTTCCTCGCCGATATCCCGGACCCGCAAGTCCTTGTAGCCGTGCTTGCTCAGCGCCCGAAAGGTTGCCTCCATGATGACCTCTCGGGTGTCCTGTGGCGTGCTCTGCCCGTCCGATTCGCTCATGCCCTGTTTTATCGTGGTAGGCACATATCGGTTTCTCCATCCGGCGGGATTGCTGAGCCAGCGTCAGACCGACGCGTGCTCCACCGGGAGTGTCCGCCGCTGCTCACGCACGTTCGACGAACCGAGCGTCGGCGGAGGTGTGGCCCCGGTTGAACGACAGCACCTTCGCCCGGATCACGTCCCCAGCAGACACCGACGACGGCACGTCCTCCGTGAACAGGACGAATCCCTCGACTTTCCCGACGGCGACGCGGTCGCCGGAGTGGTGGTCGCTGAATTCGCTGATGCCAAACTCGTAGGTCTCACCGATCTCTACAGGTGGTTCTCGTTCCTTTGCGGCCTCGTGAGCGCGTTTCGATGCGCTGCTCTCTGAGCGACGGGTGATCGCGAACGCCAGCACGAGGCCCACAGCGAGGGCCACCCCGCCGGCGACGAGCCAGGTCGGTTCCATGCCAAGCGTTGCAGGACGGACGGATTAATACCTTTCAGACTCCGGCGACAGCGTTACAGTCCGAGACGGTCCAGGATTCCGCCGCTGGAATCCGAGTCCCCGCTCCCTGAGTCCCACTCTGTTGGTAGCTCTGCCGCGAGCGAGGCGACCTCGTCGTCGCTGAATCGTGGGTCCGCCGTCGCGTCGTCGAGCCAGTCCGCCCACTCCTCAGCCGTCATCTGCCCCTGTGAATCGACCTCCCACTGGTCGACCAGCGCCTCCCGGTCACGGAACGGGATGTCCATGCCGCTGTCGCCCCAGTATAGCGGGGAGAGCGCGAACTCGTGGGTATCGTCCTCCAGCCAGACGAGCCGGTAGGGGTAGTCATTGTAGCAGAACACGTCGTCCGCCGAGACGACGTCGCCGTTGGGGAGCTCCAG
Proteins encoded in this window:
- a CDS encoding TetR family transcriptional regulator, whose translation is MSESDGQSTPQDTREVIMEATFRALSKHGYKDLRVRDIGEEMEMSRQVIHYHFDGKYDLISSFLEYIIDQYEGSVEVDDETDPRTELDVRIDRCLFGPEFEDFSHWDRMKVYHELYAYAQNDAEHRALFNEHYDRLRESISTVIEDGVEQGAFRDVDADLMGQLITDVIHAARGRRIALGHEDAPDEAKRAVNDFILDSLYPSQ